From Miscanthus floridulus cultivar M001 chromosome 15, ASM1932011v1, whole genome shotgun sequence, the proteins below share one genomic window:
- the LOC136508801 gene encoding uncharacterized protein isoform X2, whose product MLLKALAGVQGKKIVPILNATKNLHSAVPIRLIILTNEPVYLLSAMTMDTGNKYLLYWLCPYGKGFFPVLYSVVYLKNVLAAMTCSQQTTVIMKMTHIYLTPQVMYLDAATTSSARATTKSQIHPAAPDVSNNTTRYCQMTRSALPYQQPEAFHV is encoded by the exons ATGCTACTCAAGGCATTGGCAG GAGTTCAAGGCAAGAAAATAGTACCAATCTTGAATGCAACAAAGAACTTACACTCTGCAGTTCCTATTAGACTG ATTATCTTGACCAACGAACCAGTGTACCTTCTTTCTGCTATGACTATGGATACTGGGAACAAGTACTTGCTCTACTG GTTATGTCCATATGGAAAGGGTTTCTTTCCAGTTTTGTATAGTGTGGTGTATCTG AAAAATGTATTGGCTGCAATGACATGTTCCCAACAGACTACAGTGATCATGAAAATGACGCACATCTATCTGACTCCACAG GTTATGTATCTGGATGCAGCCACCACATCGAGTGCACGTGCCACTACCAAGTCTCAA ATTCATCCAGCAGCTCCTGACGTTTCAAACAACACAACAAGATACTGCCAGATGACAAGATCAGCATTACCGTATCAACAACCTGAAGCTTTCCATGTATAA
- the LOC136508801 gene encoding uncharacterized protein isoform X1, with protein sequence MQQRTYTLQFLLDWLLLSFNTCILVNEYVFVFPFYCQIILTNEPVYLLSAMTMDTGNKYLLYWLCPYGKGFFPVLYSVVYLKNVLAAMTCSQQTTVIMKMTHIYLTPQVMYLDAATTSSARATTKSQIHPAAPDVSNNTTRYCQMTRSALPYQQPEAFHV encoded by the exons ATGCAACAAAGAACTTACACTCTGCAGTTCCTATTAGACTG GTTACTTCTTTCCTTCAATACCTGTATCTTGGTCAATGAATATGTATTCGTTTTCCCCTTCTATTGTCAGATTATCTTGACCAACGAACCAGTGTACCTTCTTTCTGCTATGACTATGGATACTGGGAACAAGTACTTGCTCTACTG GTTATGTCCATATGGAAAGGGTTTCTTTCCAGTTTTGTATAGTGTGGTGTATCTG AAAAATGTATTGGCTGCAATGACATGTTCCCAACAGACTACAGTGATCATGAAAATGACGCACATCTATCTGACTCCACAG GTTATGTATCTGGATGCAGCCACCACATCGAGTGCACGTGCCACTACCAAGTCTCAA ATTCATCCAGCAGCTCCTGACGTTTCAAACAACACAACAAGATACTGCCAGATGACAAGATCAGCATTACCGTATCAACAACCTGAAGCTTTCCATGTATAA